In one Rutidosis leptorrhynchoides isolate AG116_Rl617_1_P2 chromosome 8, CSIRO_AGI_Rlap_v1, whole genome shotgun sequence genomic region, the following are encoded:
- the LOC139864648 gene encoding uncharacterized protein: MSVGGSSASSTEQKRKNPPPPEARAFQMSVDTATETDDAITGMFLINSLPALVLFDCGANRSFVSVTLCDKLKFPINVLSDPLRIEVGDGRTVPVTTSVSGVTIEIDGNEFPITCLVMPIPSFDIVLVMDWLGRHKASIKCDKKIIHFPLADGTRAVAQGDRSGFNYPLILMMKAKKSLAKGCDSFLAYVIDGKKEKKSVFDISIVAEFPEVFPDELLGLPPVREVEYKIELLPGSTPVAKDPY, translated from the coding sequence ATGTCAGTCGGAGGATCCTCTGCTTCTTCAACGGAACAGAAGCGAAAGAATCCTCCACCACCTGAAGCAAGAGCCTTTCAAATGTCGGTTGATACAGCTACTGAAACCGACGATGCGATTACCGGTATGTTTCTGATAAATTCTTTGCCAGCTCTTGTGTTATTTGATTGTGGAGCAAATCGCTCTTTTGTGTCTGTTACACTATGTGATAAGTTGAAATTTCCTATCAACGTATTATCTGACCCTTTAAGAATAGAAGTGGGTGATGGTAGAACGGTTCCAGTCACAACCTCTGTGTCTGGAGTAACCATTGAAATAGATGGAAATGAATTCCCTATTACTTGTCTTGTTATGCCTATACCGAGCTTTGACATCGTATTAGTTATGGATTGGTTAGGCCGCCATAAGGCAAGTATAAAATGTGATAAGAAAATAATTCATTTTCCTTTGGCCGATGGGACACGGGCTGTGGCCCAAGGTGACCGGAGCGGGTTTAATTATCCATTAATTTTGATGATGAAAGCTAAGAAATCGTTAGCCAAGGGGTGTGATTCATTTCTAGCATATGTGATCGACGGAAAGAAAGAGAAGAAATCCGTGTTCGATATCTCGATAGTGGCCGAATTCCCAGAAGTCTTCCCAGATGAATTGCTGGGTTTACCGCCAGTTAGGGAAGTAGAATATAAAATCGAGTTGTTGCCGGGATCCACACCAGTTGCTAAAGATCCGTATTGA